The Biomphalaria glabrata chromosome 7, xgBioGlab47.1, whole genome shotgun sequence region ttaacaaacataaatgttttcttttaattatagcagctagttgaccagaaataACATCTTTagctaatatttatatttgttgtaaacatttcttgtatatTTCATACATATATTTGACTTTGTGATActgaaaacacacaaaaaattgtctttctttcttaacATACTGTAATATTATCTcacttacatttatgtattgttttagaattggtgtatttttatgaaaaaatcgcttccatgattaattttataaactaagcggtttgcttttagaaaaaaaaagtagccgttgcacctaaactttgcaagccgcatcgcatggtgaaataatatttttcatatctcttctagttttcaagatctgagtgtgacagacggacagacggacattttgcacaaacctaatagcggcttttccccttaagggggccgctaaaaaagaacTGGAAAAAAGATAGTTACCCATCAAAATAGTGTTAATAAGTGCTTAAAGAGGAAGTTATTCTAATAGTGTACTTTAGAAATTTAAATGTAGGCTTTAAAAACATATTGGGTCTaaattctgaagaaaaaaatcgTTGTCGGTAAATTCAACCGATGCGATTTCGATCGTGAAAATGGCTTAGTTGTTTTATACCTGAAAAGTAATAACTGGTttaattttttagtattttatattcCAGGACCAAGAATTTTATACAGTAGATTGGGCTAAACCCAAcaaaggttagggttagggttagggttagaatttgcgatctatagggtagatgatgtaaaggttatctgtttatAAGACTACGATTAtcgagggcgtcatgtggccagcacaacgaccagccacctttattttccccaactaatgttaggtaccaattagagctgggtggtccTAAAGAGTCAGTTTTCATCAGGATGAGAACCAGAGACAACCTGGTTAgggagccaagcgctttaccaataGGCCACCGGACCCCCATATAGATCCATAATAGAAGAAACATTGATTGTTTTTGGAAAAAATGttgtaataaaattatattgGGTCTGGTCATACATCTTAAATATTAATATGTACATTCGATGTGTATTCTTTGACTTcttcttttaaaactaaaataaacattttcgaTTAACTGTTAGTGACTTACGCACcagaaaacataaatataatatccatttattttttaacagtgTTTTGACAATCGACATGCATAAATATTACaaatctacatatatatatatatctttctttgTTACAATTGTTTTCCATACATTTATGTAGTGTTGTAATAGtggtgttttattttaattaaaaaaaaataatttaaaaacaaaaacgtttcgctttcaaaaacaacaaaaaggaTACCATGCTCCTAAACTTAGCAAGCCACAAAAAGTGCTGAAATCAGATGCTCAAAACCTTTTCTAgattttgagatctaaacgcaACTTacaaacagacggacagacaacacaaaactaatttcGGCTTTTCCTCTTACCGATGCCGCAAAAAATACTTGCAATATCAAAAAGCAAaatcactaaaaataaaaaaaaaaaaatgactataaCTTTGatactaacaataataacacTTGTcatattgcagaaattcagataaacaatCAAGCCATAGAACAGatacaagaatataaatatctaggaacaaacatcaacaacaaactgaaataaGGTAAATACTGTTAGTAaatactaaccctaaccctaaaacCTCTGCACAAAATTTCACCAGCGACGTTTCTATCTCAGAAAggtaagaaaatttaacatcaacaaaacaattattaaacttttttatacagcaaccatcagcagtctaattaactttgccatcacttGCTGGTATGAtgatacttcactggcacaaagacttagactaaatagactaattaaaaaagcatcgaaTATCACTcgaatacagctaccatctcttgaagagctttttcatgaaagatgcctttccaaaacactctcgatTCTTGCagcctgcacccattaaaccactgttataccagatctgaacgaagtggtctcctttccattaggactaaaactaaaagatttaaaaaaaattcctttatgccactttcggtcagagtgttacaagatcatatgtcgtcatcgagaagtacattcataaagcgctggttgtgaatgtgaatgtgtttcgtgagtgaatgttgttccaatttttcatctatattgttattgtacagtagttacgctgatgttaACTGTTTCAAGTGGAAGGACAACTCCCTTAAGAAGATCTACTTCCAGATATTAGTTTCGTttgtttctgatgttctttaGGCTCAAATGTTCCACAGGCCGCTGGAGGATTGCCGTCGAGATTAGAGTTCCATGATTGTATTTTCGAATAGGctgttattttatgttttaatactTAAAACTGTTGTCACTGATTCGTGgttttatattaattcaacaacaaaaagataaagttttttttcatttaattttaaatctttttcaggaaataaaaaaaaaaatatctagaatTTTAAAAGATATAACAGTAGCGTGATGAATACAAACTAACTAAACACTGTTTATGAAGATATATTAAAAAACgtattgacttttaaaaaaatccaatcTTGATACGCGACCTTTTTTTAGAGGAACTTCCGTGTAACTAAGACAACATATtagtattagttttgtgttagAGGAACTTCTGTGTAACTTAGACAACATATtagtattagttttgtgttagAGGAACTTCCGTGTAACTTAGACAACATATTAGTATTAGTTATGTGTTAGAGGAACTTCTGTGTAACTTAGACAACATATTAATATTAGTTATGTGTTAGAGGAACTTCCGTGTAACTTAGACAACATATtagtattagttttgtgttagAGGAACTTCCGTGTAACTTAGACAACATATTAGTATTAGTTATGTGTTAGAGGAGCTTCTGTGTAACTTAGACAACATATTAATATTAGTTATGTGTTAGAGGAACTTCCGTGTAACTTAGACAACATATtagtattagttttgtgttagAGGAACTTCCGTGTAACTTAGACAACATATTAGTATTAGTTATGTGTTAGAGGAACTTCTGTGTAACTTAGACAACATATTAATATTAGTTATGTGTTAGAGGAACTTCCGTGTAACTTAGACAACATATtagtattagttttgtgttagAAAACACGGAACTTCATTGCCAAGCAACTCTGTTTACACCAGGGACAGGTAAATCTGTAAATGTGTCTTGAGCTAgtggaaacaacacaactagaGTTATGATTCCTAGGCGCCAAAGAAATTTGAACATAATACtcagactgggatttttaactttgagatctttagggcgcatctgagtccactcagctctaacattagttagggaaaagtaaaggcggttggtcattgtgatggccacttgacaccctcgttaaccgtgggtcactgaaaaagatgacctctacatcctctgccccagagatggcaaggtctgaaagggaaactttacttattgTTTGTTACTGACATCTCGCCTGCTAGCAAGTTCTCCACTGAGTACAACGAGGGCATGTCTGACTAGAAACCAAGAGAGATGGAGTAGCCTAGAATGGCCTAGATCTAACTTGCAGACGAGATAGCACGGGAGAAAGTGGAGGCTACTCCgatcacaaagaaaaaaaagaaatgaccgAGAGAGCTGTCCAAATAGATTACCTGACAATGATAAAGAGGGTGTTGATGACGTCACCGCCAAATAGGCGGAAACCTAAAGCACATGTGGCGGCAGATAGATATCTCATTGCTAAACTAACGGAAAGATAAAGTTGAATTTTGTTAAGTAAattcaatattatattataaaatatattgaaactatatatatatgtcgtGCTAAGACACGGTTTTGATAGATTCGTATTGATTGCTGCAATTCGCGAAAAACCATTAGCTTTCTATTAAACCTATGACTTACAGACTTACAAAAGACAAAATGCTTACATAGATATGGCTTATTATTCGtataattttaacatttgaaTGGTATGTTACTTTTACATTAAAAAGATTGGATATTTGAATGCTCACAATTTATTGACAAAGTTTcgcatcttatttttttttttatcactgagttttattttcttatccaAACATTCGGATATTTCAATGTCTAACTAATTTTCTACGCCCATAGTATTAACATATATGGAAGTAATCTCATCATACTtggacaacaacaacaacaacaacaaaagaacgTTGTAATtggatttaaaatatattattgaaaCATATGTAGAAATTTGAAAAACATTTGTGAGAAAAgtgaaattaattgtaataaaaagatggatttcataaaatattcaaacaaGAAATATGTCTGTTCCGTTCACTGACGTGAATCTGTTCAGTACGGTTTTGGCCTATAACATTCCACCAGTTTGAAGTATTTTAAACTATAGACAAAGCAAGTTCTAAAACATTACCTACCATATAGTGTTTGGATATCTATCAATCCGCAAATAAAGGCAATGTAGTTGTTAACATCATATTATATATCattatagttttatatttgtttgaattataactagaTTCTCAATATAAAAGTATTAATTATTTGTAGTAGAAATATTCGGGGATGGGAAGGGTGAAGTGACTTCCTGAGTGtttcaaaaagtatataaatgaataaaaagaaataatgttccATTCACTCGTTAGTTTTCAAAGTGAACACATTTTCTAATGTATATTGATTTGTCACATAGGATGCTGTAGACACACTTAtcacaaaattataaaaatcattggttgttaatgttatttaacaaaatgtgtactcTTTAAGAATTCGCCAATGAAATAGCAAATAAATGTGAATTAACATCCTGTAAGTAGACACAATGCACATTATAACTTTGTATCCGTCCAACAATAGGAAACAAAATCCCATATATTTCATAGAATCCATATTTTTCCAAATGGTGCTCCGAAGATAAAGATTTTATGTTTCATTCTGTTTATTGACATCAGGTAGGAAAGTCTGAAAACCTCTGCTATGAAAATGTTTGAGAGAGTTGGACAGTCCACTGTTGTTGTCCTTTAGAACCAGGCTGTTGATTCTGTAGTTCCCGAAGAACATGTCGTGGAAACTTTTCTTATACTTGGAACTCATTTGGTAGTAGAGAATGGCGTTCACGCTAGAGTTAATGCCCGTGAACAGGAAGCCAAACGACCAGACGACATGAAAGATGTTACAGTAGCCTCCTAAAATGCTGAACTCCGGCTCAAAAAATGAAACTAACGAGAAAATAATGCACGGAGTTGAACACACGATGGATATAACAGCGATGATCAGGACCATGTTTACTGCTTTCTTCCTGTTGGTCACCAGTTCCGGTTTGTCTGGTTTGATACAGTTCTTAGTGGGGCATTTGTTCTCTTGCCTGAGCTTGCAGACTAAGATGGTGGTGAAAAGAATGATTAGAATGTAGGAGAACGTTCCCAGAATGGCGTTCAGGACGAAGCCAAGGCCTTCAATGTCTTTTCTGTTCGGGTAAAAGACCAGGCCGAGAACACTTTGGTTCCTAATGGGATGATGCTTCCAGGAAATATAGGAGGAAGCATACTCTGGGACAGTAGAGAGGAAGATAAAGATGTAGATGAAAACGATGGTGACCAGGGTCCGCTTAGGAGTGATGATGTGTTTGACCTTTAGAGGAGAGATGATGCAGAGGCAGCGCTCGGCGGTGATGTAGGAGGTGATGAAGCTGGTGATGCGGGCGAAGCAGAAGGACGGCCAGCCTCCGGTCAGGTATTGAATCTCCCTGGAGATGAACGGCACGTCCGAGTTCTCGAACAAAGGATTCATGCAGAGGCTGAACCAGAAGAGGGTGACCAGGCTGCAGACGTCGGAAATGGCCAGCGAGAAGAAGCTGATGTTCATGGTGGTACGGAGACCTTGCTTGAAGAAGATGGCCATGTTCACCACGTTGGAGACTATCCCGAAAATGGAGACTCCTCCGCACAGGAACACATAGGTCACGACCTCTATGATCACTCTCTCGTGATCACTGAGATCTTTAATGTCTGGGATATTGGTCTTGTTATAAAATCCacttctttcagacctttgtACGTAACTCATGTCAGGTCAGCATTAATTGCTTTACTGTAACAACACTTCTAGAGGTCTCTCCGTCATGACGTCATCAAACAGAACAAGCCAAAAGTTGGCGTTGGCTTTGTTAGACATAAAAactctaatttaatttaatcattttgctgtattttatattataatgaCCATATTTTAGCGTATTAAAAAGCTTGCAAAAAGTAATTAGCATCCATTACTTTGTAACGTCTACGAAAAgatattttaatcttttaaaattttagccATATTCAATAGTTGTATTGAATATTtgataaataaatgtaacagaTCAACGTACAGATAACAAGCAAAGAGAGGTAACTGTTAAGGAATGAATCAAGTGTTACCTCTCCTTGTCTTTTATATTTGAACTAGATGGCGCTGGGAGCACGTGGCGTGGGATGGTGCGGCATTCTTCACGTGTATTGATTTCTCCTACTTTCTGTTTTGTCTTGTGCCAGGGAATGACCAATGGTCATGTGATTAGATCTAATCAGccattctagaaaaaaaaataactgtgaTGGTATCACTAGTTGGAtcaattacttattaattaaataatctatctatctatctatctatctatctatctatctatctatctatctatctatctatctatctatctatctatctatctatctatctatctatctatctatctatttatctatctatctatctatctatgtatctatctatctatctatctatctatctatctatcaattcGAGAATGCGCATTTTAAATGaaatcatttaaatttatttaaagacattTGGAACTACTAGTCGGGAGGATATAATACTGAAGCCAGTATTAACTTAGTCTAAAGCATGTGTTGAAATCTGAAAATTAGAGAGCCACAAGAAAAAAGTGTCAGCCGAAAAAAGATTCTACATGACAGACATAAAAGAGCTTCgtggggaaatttacttttactttgaaCAGG contains the following coding sequences:
- the LOC106060482 gene encoding uncharacterized protein LOC106060482, whose product is MSYVQRSERSGFYNKTNIPDIKDLSDHERVIIEVVTYVFLCGGVSIFGIVSNVVNMAIFFKQGLRTTMNISFFSLAISDVCSLVTLFWFSLCMNPLFENSDVPFISREIQYLTGGWPSFCFARITSFITSYITAERCLCIISPLKVKHIITPKRTLVTIVFIYIFIFLSTVPEYASSYISWKHHPIRNQSVLGLVFYPNRKDIEGLGFVLNAILGTFSYILIILFTTILVCKLRQENKCPTKNCIKPDKPELVTNRKKAVNMVLIIAVISIVCSTPCIIFSLVSFFEPEFSILGGYCNIFHVVWSFGFLFTGINSSVNAILYYQMSSKYKKSFHDMFFGNYRINSLVLKDNNSGLSNSLKHFHSRGFQTFLPDVNKQNET